A genome region from Natronobeatus ordinarius includes the following:
- a CDS encoding ABC transporter permease — translation MSDRIPRTAALAVFGAGAATMLVVGLAFPDSWVAALLSVFASPSMHEATLRLAVPIALAAIGGIFAEKSGVINIGLEGLLIVSAFSAILVTFWIGAGESTMGVSNHWWGFLAGVGASTLFALVFAVVCLEFEADQIIAGLAIWLIALGLAPFASRIVFQSPNTARVGTFDSVTVPVLSELPVVGYLLFDTGPEVWIMLLATVAGWYLLTQTAFGRWVVASGENPKALDTAGVDVRRVRYAAVLLSGVFAGLGGAGFALGQLGTFAGGGETDIGGRGFIAIATYLFANYHPVGALGGSLLFAGLDAVQIRLQALGYAVPTELIRTIPYVTVVVVLVFVGKTRIPSSAGEHYDSSED, via the coding sequence ATGAGTGATCGCATTCCCCGAACGGCTGCCCTCGCCGTCTTCGGGGCCGGCGCCGCGACCATGCTCGTCGTCGGCCTGGCGTTCCCGGACTCCTGGGTCGCCGCGTTACTCTCCGTGTTCGCGAGCCCGAGCATGCACGAGGCCACCCTCCGACTGGCGGTCCCAATCGCGCTGGCCGCGATCGGCGGCATCTTCGCCGAGAAAAGCGGCGTCATCAACATCGGCCTCGAGGGGCTGTTGATCGTCTCGGCCTTTTCGGCGATCCTCGTCACCTTCTGGATCGGCGCCGGCGAGTCGACGATGGGCGTCTCGAACCACTGGTGGGGCTTTCTCGCCGGCGTCGGAGCGAGCACGCTCTTCGCGCTGGTGTTCGCGGTCGTCTGCCTCGAGTTCGAAGCCGACCAGATCATCGCTGGCCTGGCGATCTGGCTCATCGCGCTCGGGCTCGCACCCTTCGCCTCACGGATCGTCTTCCAGAGCCCCAATACGGCGCGAGTCGGCACGTTCGACAGCGTCACCGTACCGGTACTCTCGGAGCTGCCGGTCGTCGGCTACCTGCTGTTCGATACGGGCCCCGAGGTGTGGATCATGCTGCTCGCGACGGTCGCCGGCTGGTACCTGCTCACGCAGACCGCGTTCGGCCGGTGGGTCGTCGCCAGCGGCGAGAACCCGAAGGCGCTCGATACGGCCGGCGTCGACGTCCGGCGGGTCCGGTACGCCGCCGTCCTCCTCTCGGGCGTCTTCGCGGGGCTGGGCGGGGCCGGCTTCGCGCTCGGCCAGCTCGGAACGTTCGCCGGCGGCGGCGAGACCGACATCGGTGGCCGTGGGTTCATCGCCATCGCGACCTACCTCTTCGCGAACTACCACCCCGTGGGTGCCCTCGGCGGCTCGCTCCTCTTCGCCGGCCTCGACGCCGTGCAGATCCGCCTGCAGGCGCTCGGCTACGCGGTGCCGACCGAACTCATCCGCACTATTCCCTACGTCACGGTCGTCGTCGTGCTCGTGTTCGTCGGCAAGACCCGGATCCCGTCGTCGGCCGGAGAGCACTACGACTCAAGCGAGGACTGA
- the cdd gene encoding cytidine deaminase: protein MDELIEAAREVQDRAHVPYSDYRVGAALETADGEVFVGCNLENANYSNSLHAEEVAIAEAVKQGHRDFVRLAVSSDRRDGVTPCGMCRQTLAEFCDDDLLVLCDEGDAVCEYTLGELLPNTITEEMLE from the coding sequence ATGGACGAGTTGATCGAGGCCGCCCGCGAGGTCCAGGATCGCGCGCACGTCCCCTACTCCGACTACCGGGTTGGGGCTGCACTCGAAACCGCCGACGGCGAGGTCTTCGTCGGCTGTAACCTCGAGAACGCGAACTACAGCAACAGCCTCCACGCCGAGGAGGTGGCGATCGCCGAGGCGGTCAAGCAGGGCCACCGCGACTTCGTCCGGCTCGCCGTCAGCTCCGACCGCCGGGACGGGGTCACGCCCTGCGGGATGTGCCGCCAGACGCTCGCGGAGTTCTGCGACGACGACCTCCTCGTCCTCTGTGACGAAGGCGACGCGGTGTGTGAGTACACCCTCGGCGAACTCCTGCCGAACACGATCACCGAAGAGATGCTCGAGTAA